A window of Roseofilum reptotaenium CS-1145 genomic DNA:
ACTTGCCAATGATCCCAACCAATAGAAACAATAATCGAAGCTAAAGGGCGATCGCACACATTCGTGGCATCTAGACGACCCCCTAATCCCACTTCCATGACCGCCACATCGCAACCCTTTTCAGCAAAATAGAGCCATGCAGCAGCCGTAAACACTTCAAACTGAGTGGGCGAATCTTCAGGATTGACTTGTTCTAAAACCGAAACCAAAATGTTATAGAGGTCTTCTGAGGCAATATTCTGACCATTAATACAAATTCGTTCTGTCCAATCTTGTAAATGGGGGGATGTATAGCGTCCCACTCGATAGCCGGCTGCCTGTAAAATCGACGAGATATAAGCACAAACTGACCCCTTGCCATTGGTTCCCGCCACATGGATGACTCGAACCCGATCCTGGGGATTCCCCAAACGAGCCAAGAGTTGCTTAATGCGATCCAATCCTAGATGAATCGCTGGATGTTGATGAGAGGGCAACAAATCGGCGATCGCCTGCCCCCATTGAGAAACCTTATTCTTCAAGTTGCAATCTCAAATTCACTGTTCCAGAAGGTCTAACATCACCGGGAGAGCGAAATAATCCTAGGCCTTCACCTACGATACTCTCTCGATACATGACATCCACCTTTTCATTAAGTCTCAATTGGGGAATTCCTTGAGATCTTCCCCGGGTCGATAACCGCGGATCGACCCGGTTTTCTAGGTCTGTATACAAACCCGGAAAATCTTGAGTGCTGCGACTCTCCACCGTTTGCAAAGAATCCCCTTTCAGAGTCACCGCCTCATCTTGGGACAGAGCGGGGGCAGTGAATAAGGAAACCACTCCACCCAAAGTCATCAGTGGTATAACCAGCCAGAACCCTATGGCGCTACGTTGTGCTAGGGAATCGGGCATATTGAGGGGGTGTACCTGCATTTTAGGATTCACAACTGTACTCCATAACTGTAAAGTCTTCATCTGTCACACTGAGGGATTCAGTCTAAAAATACCCATACTTACTATTATGGTGCGCTATGGAAAGCCTGAGCAAGCGATCATTTATAAAGTTTTAATCTCCCAACTGCCTATTGCTAGCCCTAAAGCTGGACAGCCGTTAATTCTCCCTGATTTAAATGCCAACAGCGATCGGCTAAACTCACTAATTCATCGGGATCGTGGGTGACAATCATCAAGGTCCAATGGGACTTAATTTTAGCTAACAATTGCACCAATTGCCGACGCATCGACCAATCTAAACCGGCGGTTGGCTCATCTAACATTAAAATACTCGGTTGACGGATTAATTGTACCGCTAAAGCTAAACGACGCTGTTGCCCTCCACTCAAAGCATGGGGAGAGGTTTGCAACGACAGGTGTTCTAAACCCACTTCCATCAGGGCTTCCTTAACCCGATCTAAATCCAACTCTGGATGACCTAAACGCAACTCTTCCAGAATCGTACTGCCGCAAAAATGGCGTTCGGGAAACTGAAACACTAATCCGGCCAATTGTTGCATATCCTCAGCAATTAATATTTGCTCACGCCAGCGAATTTCTCCGGCTGTCGGATAAACTAAACCTGATAAAATTTCCATCAGGGTACTTTTTCCAGAGCCACTAGGGCCAATAATTAATCCCAGTTCTTGGGGGCCGAGTTCTAAATTAATGGCTTTGAGAACTGGGTGGGGAATAGCTGGAGGATGATAGCTTAAGTTGTTTAGATAGAGCATGGGGAGATGGGGGGATAGGGGGATGGGAACTTTTAATTCAAGATATATCATCCTATCGAGTATACTATCGGACTAGAGAGCGACTGACTCCTGTTGAGTTAAACTGCCATGAAAAACCAGCGTAACCTATTTAAATTTTGCTCCAGCTTGGCGATCGCCAGCTTACTGCACTTGAGTGTATTCACGCCTTCCCTACAAGCGGGCGATCCCTTCCGCGAACAAAATCCCCATGCTATTGGTGACCATACGGAAGCTGCATTTAAGGCCCTTTTTATTGGCGGAGATTATCCCCAAGCGCAACAGTATCTACAACAGGCAAAACAAAAGGAAGCCAACGATCCTATGCTTTATGCAATGATGGCTTCTCTAGCGTATATTGAACAAGACTGGGAGAAATTTGAAGAATATGCTCCCCAAACGGGTAAAGTGGCCAAGGCTTTAGTCAATGAGAACCCGTTGCGGGGCAATTTATACATAGCAGTGGGTCATTTTATGGAAGGGGGTTATGCCTTAGCTAAAGATGGGCCAGTCAGGGGCGCAACCCAAGCATTAAGGGAGTTACAAGAAGCACTAAAGTTTATTAACAAAGCGGAAAAAATCCGGTCGGACGATCCAGAGTTGAATTTAATTAAGGGATATATGGACTTGATGTTAGCCGTGAATTTACCCTTTGCCGA
This region includes:
- a CDS encoding ABC transporter ATP-binding protein; amino-acid sequence: MLYLNNLSYHPPAIPHPVLKAINLELGPQELGLIIGPSGSGKSTLMEILSGLVYPTAGEIRWREQILIAEDMQQLAGLVFQFPERHFCGSTILEELRLGHPELDLDRVKEALMEVGLEHLSLQTSPHALSGGQQRRLALAVQLIRQPSILMLDEPTAGLDWSMRRQLVQLLAKIKSHWTLMIVTHDPDELVSLADRCWHLNQGELTAVQL
- a CDS encoding Sll0314/Alr1548 family TPR repeat-containing protein, whose amino-acid sequence is MKNQRNLFKFCSSLAIASLLHLSVFTPSLQAGDPFREQNPHAIGDHTEAAFKALFIGGDYPQAQQYLQQAKQKEANDPMLYAMMASLAYIEQDWEKFEEYAPQTGKVAKALVNENPLRGNLYIAVGHFMEGGYALAKDGPVRGATQALRELQEALKFINKAEKIRSDDPELNLIKGYMDLMLAVNLPFADPQQAIARLENLARPQYLTYRGIAMAYRDLGNYNKALEYVNLALSETPNHPEVHYLKAQILKQLEQWQAAQGFFNQALARPQILPKYLVAQIFFESCQNQRKIDQKPRNCDALRDPIKEGNQTWGPERLPSLD